The nucleotide sequence catttaattattcacttTGAATGCCATCTAGTTCTTTTCTTAGGCATACACTCATAAGGTTGTATTATTCCTTTTCCATCCGTTCCACTGTTTTCTGTCATTATCCTTGTATTGGTTTTTGTTGGCTTGCCATTCTTCATCTCTTTCTGAGTGCCTTGCATATATAGAAGCCTgtgaaacttgaaaggtttcaTGAAATGTTGCATTGTTAAGCATGTCTAGGGTTATAAGAACTCAGGATACCATGAGCAGATGGCCTTTGGATGTAACTTCAATTGTTTGTGTCAGCAGTGTACAAGAAGCACCATCCCCCATCTCTGCTTGATGAAGTATGGAGGCTGGAAAAGATTGGAAAAGATGGAGCTTTCCACAAGCGTCTGACTAGGGAAAAAGTCAACACTGTGAAGGATTTCCTAACTCTGCTCTATTTAGACCCTACGAGGCTTAGAAATGTAATGCATACTGTTGTTTATCTAATTTGTTTTGCTctatatatttaaatagttgACCATAGCCAGAATCTTCTATACTGTAGTTTCTCCTCTCCCTTGGAGGAGGATAAAGCGTGAAATCAGAGACTATGTTCTAGTTATATTTTACCAATTTTAGGGCATGTGTTTCTGAAGGAATTGCCACTTCATTCACATGAACTGAAAGCAAGAAATATTGAAAAGGTGAGAACTTGGTGTTGCTCCTGCTAAGGCACCTCTAGGGTAGGTTGATAACCAACTTTGTTTAGTATTGGATAACATTGAAGGCTTTATTTGACCCCACCTTGTGTAGAATATTGGATGCTAGTTGTTAGATATCCAAGTTTTGGAAATTGTTTTAATTGGAAAGCTCATCTCCATGCCGGAAGAGAACATTATTGTCCATGTTCTTGGTCTGCAACTTCACCTATTTAGGAGCAGTTGATTAGATATGATAATTCAGAAGAAGCCTCATCTTAGTGAAATCAAAGGTGTTATGTAGGTAAATGAAGTTTTACATGTTGGTGCATAATTTTGTACATGACCAATGCATCTTCTGTTTTTTTGTGTTCCTGTAGATTCTTGGTACGGGCATGTCTGCTAAAATGTGGGAAGTTACTGTAGAACATGCGCGGACATGTATACTTGATCCTAGGTTATACTTTTATCGCCCTCCCGGCTGTCAGCAGAAAACTGGTGTGGTTTTCAATGTTGTGGGACAAGTGATGGGACTACTTTCAGAATGCCATTATGCTTCTGCTGATAAGCTGTCCGAAActgaaaaggcattcttcttTGATCACCTAAGAtgctttccctttctctttccttttttcatTGGTAATCATATTCTATTCTCAGGATTCTAATTCTTTATGgccttcttttctctttatttaggTTGAAGCCCTTAACTTGATAATAACTGCTTTTAAACATTGGGAGGATGTAGTCTGTTTTGGAGATGAGGCCTCTTTTATGGATGGTTCATCACGCTTATTCAACAATGGTCTGTTCTCCAATGCAACTGTGGTGGAGACTTCTGATGCAAGTAAGATTTTAACTTCTCGAAAGATTGGTGGATATGATTATCCGCAAGCAAGTGCACCTTCCCCGGATATCATGCCATCCATTTACTCCATGGGGGCTATGAATGGCTTGGATGATTTTGGCCTGCACAACATTGACAATATGGATCTTAGATATGATCAACCTTTAGATTTCTCTGGACAAGTTGCAAACTCCCTGATCTGTGAAACTGAGTCAATTAGTCGAGTCTTCTGCGGGGATGAGCATCTGCAATATTTGGATGCTGATTGTTCCATGCCACCCAATAATTCAATGTTGGAAACGCAGGATGATCTACAAAGTGCTGTCAATGGCTTTATTTTGGCTCGATCTGCAGCTTTTGCTCAGAAGAGATGGACGATGTTATTCAGTGTGCTGAAGTGGTTCTCGATAAGGAGGATCGTGGCTAAAAAAACCCGCATTAGAGAACTGCAGAGACATTGTTGATGGGTGAACCAGAAAACAAATATCCCTTCAGATAACATATATGCCTTTCTATCAAGTGCTGCCCAATTGAAATTGTGTGCAGCTGTAAAGTAGGACAAGGAGTTTCTAACTCCATGTATAGAAGTACTAGTTTATTGATGTCATGGCTCATCTCCAATTGCTGGAGCTTCGAGCAGGCATTTTTCTTCAGGTTAGATTGTAATTGTGTTGATGTTTTAAGTAGTGATATTAACATCAAGTCAAGCTCAAAGATTGAGTCTGTAAAATGAGCTGCATGTAGTTCATTGTCAATGGAAGCATTTGTTTCTAGTAACTGTGAAACATCACTTCCCTTTTTGTTGAAGCGAGGTCATTCTTATTTCTGCCCCAGCATATTATTTGCCCATATTTCAGGAGGTTGATGGAAATATCAGACAGTCATACTTGAAATCATTGACAATATGTTAATCTCTTTCAAGTCTCGACACAGGCACAAAGGTATCTTATACAACAGGTGTTAATGAAACTAATAAACATAGACATGGACATATATTTGTGgattttgtgtttatttaagtttttttaattgtttgttttaTCTTGCCAATTTCTATTCCAACTTTGTAATTTGAATGTCAACTATTTGacccttatattttttcaaGTCCATTTAAATAGGGGTAATAGTTGTAATATTTTAGGGTGCCTTGAGAATTTTTCTGTTGTAGACCTAatgtgtatttttgtttctacattaattgggtttttcttttcaatttcctGATAGTCTGCTTATTCACTATTTCTTGAATTGTTGATCAAATCTGCAGGGCAattgagagaagagaagagaatagAGGCAATGCTAATACGACCTCCATTCATCATCAAGCATATCCTTGAAAATGAGGACGGTGACTGGTTTATTCCATCATAGCCATCTAATGGTGATATTTTGTCTTATTAATGTTCTATATTTTCTAACATGACCTCAGCATTTGGAATTTTTGATTAGCAGATGTTGAAAAATCCAAGTACAACAGGGCTGTGCAAAAATTTCTTTATGCACATTTGACTTTTCCTGAATTGCAGTAGAACAATTCaaggtatttattttttttaattttaggtcaTTCAATGTGTTAGGTTTTGTGGGGTATATTTCAAGCAATTGAACATATCTTCATTCATCCTTCAAACCGGTAGAGGCCGCAAAAACACAATGAAGAAGCAGCAGAGAGGTCATGTTATAGTGCTAACATACCCTGCCCAAGGCCACATCAACCCGCTTCTTCAGTTTGCAAAGCGCTTGGCTTTCAAGGGGCTGAAGACAACTTTTGCCACCACTCATTACACTGCCAACTTCATCCAGGCGGGTGATATAGCCACTGAGCCCATCTCTGATGGCTATGATGAGGGTGGTTTCAAGGATGCTCCGAGCTTAGAAACCTACTTAGACTCGTTCAAAACAGCTGGTTCAAGAACTCTTACTCAAGTTCAGTGATTCGAATTCACCAGTTACCTCCCTGGTGTATGACTCCTTGCTTCCATGGGCTCTTGATGTGGCCAGGAAACTAGGCGTTTCTGCAGCTGTGATCTTGACTAACTCGGCTTCTGTCTGCTCCATGTACTGGCAAATTCATCGTGGCCTCCTGACTTTACCTGTTGGGCCTGAAAGCATGCCTTTGCTGTTGCCTGGACTTCCTCCTCTTGGCATTTCTGATATGCCGAGTTTTCTTGCACAGCCTGCCAGTCACTCAGCCTATCTGGCAGCAATCATGGAGAAGTTTTCAACCTTGGAACAAAATGACTGGGTGTTTGTGAATACATTTGAGGAGTTAGAAAGTGAGGTAACTCTAGTAAATCTATTGATTATGGAAGCTTGAATAGTTAAACTATTAGCAGAACCAAATTTTGTTGAGTTTCTAGACATCTATGCTCAAGCAGAATTAAGTTGAGTACATCAAAATGGGATAAATTGAACAATGGGTGAACtttagaaattaaggataaaaaacaCTACAGTGgccaatatatgtatatatttgctAGCATGGTTGTTAAACTCCCGATTTTACGTTTTTTTGCACCGAAAACCCATAAGATTTTAcgattttgaagttgaattgcacttgattttacgattttacatgtCAAAGACCCTCttatgattttacgattttaacaaccttgtttGCTAGGTAGTGGTCAATATATTTCTGAGTTCattttcacaagaagtcattggAAAAAGTGAAAAACGAGCatatagaaaaagaaacatATCGTTTGAAAACAAACACAGAGAAGAAGCAGCACAAAATTTTCACAGGTGCAGGCAAACCCTTGATGACTGTTGTCACAAATGGAAAAAGGCTAGATAGGACAATGTAATTCTGGATTTAAGTTTAGAATTTTTGTGATCATGATgattaattctttattattagtCCATTTTCTGTGGCTCTTTAACAGCTAGCAAAGACTATGTTGGGACACTGGCCGCTTCAAATGGTTGGTCCACTGGTGCCATCAGCATTCTTGGACCAACAAATAGCAGGAGACAGAGAATATGGAGGCAGCCTCTGGAAGCCAATTGGTGACGAATGCTTGAGATGGCTGGACACTAAGCCACCCAAATCTGTGGTTTATGTGTCCTTTGGAAGCATGGGAGAAATTGCAGCCAAGCAGCTTGAGGAAATTTCTTTGGGCTTGAAAGGAAGCAACAAGAACTTCCTGTGGATACTGAAAGAACCCAGAAATGAGAAGCTGCCAACTGAGTTCTTGAACTCAAAAGATCAGACGGAACTGGTCATCACATGGTGTAACCAGCTGGAAGCGCTGGCTCACCAAGCTGTGGGATGCTTTGTGACTCACTGTGGGTGGAATTCTACACTGGAAGCTTTGAGCCTTGGCGTGCCAATGGTGGCAGTGCCACAGTGGAGTGACCAGCCAACCAATGCCAAGTATGTGGAAGAGGTGTGGAAGGTGGGAGTGAAAGCTAGCGAGGATGGAGAAGGAATTGTCAAAAGGGAAGAGCTCCAGCGGTGCATAATGGAGGTGATGGGAGGGGAAAAGAGTGATGAGATTAGAAGAAATGCATCCCTATGGAGAGAATGCGCTAAGAGAGCAGTTAGCAGAGGCGGGAACTCAGATAAGAATGTCAATAAGTTTGTACAAAGTGTTGCTCACTGGTAAACAAAAGAGATCATGATGGTCAAGTTCCCTGGTTTTATCTGGGGAACCCGAGGAATTTGCTAGCTGAAATAATCCTATCCTACATATAAACTGAAAGAATCTTCTTAAGCTTGCTCCTCAAAGTAACAAACCAAGAGAAGATGCCTATAGAGGGGAATAGAACGCTGGTAGCTTATCATATATTAATGTGGACAAATACAAGCTTGTAGTTTACGTTTTGTTCTCTAATCAAGCAAAATATCATAATGAATGTCGAAGGAGATGCTTAGTTAatactttctcttcttcctgTTTTGTAATTTAGTGAGGCAGAAGTAATTGTCCAAGAGAAGAAGTATTATGCCTTTCTGTTGTGGGGCAAATTATGTACGCGAATTCACACACAAGCTGAGTATAGAAGATGAAAATAGATGTCGAATCCAGAGCTCTCAGAAGATCATTCTTCAAAATCCGTTGTTGCTGGCTGCTGAGCAGCAATTAGGTAAGTTTACATCTTGCATCTGTTGCTGTCATTGCATATTTCAGCCTACAAGGGAGAACAGAACACTATTGAGTGGACAATTATTTGCTTGAGATTTAGATGTTAAGATATCCCACTTGGGGACCATCTGCAAAAGAAACTGGTGTTGTAAAAAAGTTTATATCATTTGTGGGGTATAATATGGTTCAGTTTCTGGTCACTTCTCCACAAAACAATTAAGGCATCTCTATCTTACACAGAGGGACCATATTCCTATCATGTAGATTCACTGGCAAGATAGCATAAACTGAACGTGTACATTTGGACTATAACCATGACGACACTCGTTCAAATATACTTGTGTAAATAAATGTAAGGGAGCTTGATGAGAGGGCATCTaaacctcatttttctttcgtGCCTCCAGCACCTCCTCCAGAGGCGGCCGACCTGCAATGACGTAGCTAAAAACCATGAACGGTATGAACGAATGTGCTTGACATAAGAGATAAATGCAATCCTATAGGCAACACGGGCACACCTGTGATTTGAAGACGATATTTAGCCCAAACACCATACACAGCATCAGCAACTGATGCAACCTGCGAATTGCGCTCCATAACTTAGGAAGTAAAAAAGACTCGAGAAATCCTTCTATTAAAGATGAACTCAAACACCAGCTCAATCTCTGAAAATGTTAGTCCACAAGAGCGCTTACTGGTTCATATTTAGTGATGGCATAAACCCATCCCAGACCAACTGCTTCGTATAGCCTTCTAAATGCCTGCAGATTCAGAATCCTCAGTAGCATGAGTATTGTTCCCTAAGGTGGGTCTTAAACAGAGAAGGAAAATAACAGCATCAACCTTGATGCTGCTGTTGAAAGTCTTGCAGTGGGCTTACGGTTGatcatttttaattgtattCTGAATACAATGCTGACCGATCAAAATTTTGATGCTCATCTTGTCCATATTAGCTGGTATTAGTAATGCTaaaattgtattatttgataAGATGCTGAAAATTCTTCCTTATCACTATTAGCATTGCTGATTCTAGAGAAACTAAAAGCATGCATAAAGATATTAGGATTTGGATCCGATTATACTTGTTCAATGGAACTAAAAAGTTGAAGTTTTGAGTACTAAAATATTGAGATgataaataaatgctaaaaggGTGGAAGGGCTCAATTCAAAATCAAGACTATCAATCATTTCAGTATGCAAGTTATAGAGTTATGCATTATTGAAAAAGGGTAAACTGACAAAGGGAAAAAAGAACATAgtttcaataataaatttaaattagaatGTTAAACAAATTATTTCCGGAAACATGCATACCTCTATATCAGTAACTACAGTTCCATCAGATAAGATTGCATGAATTCTTCCCATGACCTAAGCAATGAAAATAATAACACCATTAGCTCTGAATTAAATACATGACCCAACTACTCTATGCTTTATTTCTGTAACTATACAAATAACTGCATTATGGAAGAAGGGGAAGATCAAAGTAAACAGCTAGCTAGGTCTATGAAGTTGGAAACTAGAAATCAGTTCAAACAATTACATATTGCGCACACTTACATTAAAACATGGAATTAGCCATCagaaaacctgattttttttttctttttcttttcatacgCATCACATAGCATCAATTAAAAGTGCAGAATGTGGGTTAACATACAGTTTTATAGTCAAGGCCTTGATTCCCCTCTGGACTGTATTCATCCGAACTTATATCCACAAACTTGATTGCTCCATATTGCTTGTTTCTATCCCTTAACATGTTCACCTGACAGTACAACCTCAGAATTCAGAAAATTCAATTGGTTTACACCACACAGGCAATTCTCCGAACACAATGAACCCAACCCCCACGGAACTACCTCGCGCATACAAAGCGGGCATTCACCATCATAAAGCATTTTAATCTTCCAATTCTCAGATGAttgttcttcatcttctctcttGGGAGCCACGGGATCTGCAGTTACCTGATGTACTGCTCGAATTGAAAATTTAAGCCCTGCAACAAAATAAGAAGTACAGCCAAATGAAAAACAGCACGATCATTTACATGATGAGGGCTAAAACTACAGAGTACACGATAAACCCAACACAATTCCGTAGATATTCATACGAAAATAGACAGGTTTGTGTAGCACACAAACAATCTCCCTTTAACATTAAATTGGAAATCATGCCTATACACGATGCCAGACACATATGagaaatacatacatacatatatatatatatatatatagagagagagagagagagagagagagagagagaggaattttATTACCTGTATCATGGGAATTGGGAAATGGAGGGGATTTACGGAGAGGACGAGGAGGAGCAGACACATGGAACCTATTCGTTCGGAGAAACCTATGaacagagaagaagagagatggGCTTGCTTGTCTTGCTGCTATGGGAATTGCCATTTTCATGTAGATGGAGAGCGAAGCTTTCCAAATCcgattctttttcttcttctttggcttCCTTGGCCTGCTTTCGGTTACGTCATAAACACCCCGCCCCACCCCCCCCCAAGGGGTCCTGGCTCTCTGCCACGTGGCAACACGGGCTTCACCAAAATTATTCGCGGCCCATAACACGTACGTATGCCCTTCAATACTTACTTCTCCGCGACGGCGTCGTTTCTGTCCTAGTTATTCACCTAAAGTAATTATATAGATTTTGTTATACTTTAAATTTTCTATTCtattctttattatattataactaattcactctctattttaattttatctcaaaaattattattactctAATTACacttcatatttttctatttctctctttattttatttatttattaataaactttaattttatttattttatattacctataatcttcatatatatatatatataaaatcaataatcaaatatacaaaataatcaaatatacatataaataaaataataaataatcaaatatatacatatacaaaattaataattaaatatataaatcaataattaaatatataatatcactcgtctaatataaaaataaataaataaaatttaaaattaaaaactcacaTATTTTGCTTGATCTGTTCCTCATTGAAGAAGATGCCGCTATTGTTCTGCTCATCGTTGCCGCCACTAGATTTGGTGGTCATCACTCTTATTTGCTCGTCGCCGTCACCACCTAGTTTCGCTATCTATAACTTGTCATCTCCGAATCTACTCATTTTGGTATCTACAACTCCAAATTTGCCCGAGTTCGCCTTTCTCCATGTTTGGTTTGGCCTTTCTTGATGTTGAGATGGTTGTGGGAGAGAGATGGCATTGGTGAGTTAGCTGAAATCGCTCTCTAAATCTAACAAGATGATTGAATTTCACCAAAAATTTTGACGATGACCAACAGTATTGGAGGATGATTTTTGCGTTTGGCTTGCTAGATTTTAGCTTGGTGAGTGATTTGGCTTCCTTGTTGGAATCAGACTTAGatctaataaattaattaaattttttaagttgTAAATGTTCAATCAAAtggattttaaaataaaatactttaataacactaatatttatgattatattttcttttatcagTAAATTACACCAAAAGATGTTAAAAACTGTCTTAGAATGTATCTTACTTAACAAGGTGTGTAAGGTTagatatatataagtgtatatatttatatatatatgcacacttTGAATTACccttattgaaaatatatatatattgaaatcctatttttaatattgaagCAAAATaagacattaaaaaataaaataacatatatttatttttacatattacaaaaaaaaaaatcaaacaatcttatattaaaataagatttttctcTTCATGGTCCAGgaaaataatataagaatttatatatatatttgttgccTTCCAACTCAAATCCTCAAGATGTGCTAGGCTGGGCATTACCATGTCTAGGCAAAcaaatttgtgatttttttttttttttgatgactTAGCTGTTTGAGATTCACTTGCCTCATTTTTTTAGGAGACTAGACTTTCTTTTAAATTCGATTTTCGGTTAAATCAGATGCGATCGTAAATTAATATACTTTCAAGTGGATACGCAACTAGTtcctattaaataaaatatttctatctTTACCAAAAGTTAATTCTTcgttactttaaaaaaaaattaaaaactttatcaTTTGTGCTATGTATTGAGCACGACAACAAggatgtgtgtatatatatatatatgtttgtgtgtgtatgtgtatatatggtgcgaaagaaaaagagagagacgGGGAGATTATGGTCGACGATCGAGAGCGGTTAAAAAAGAGAGTGGGTTATAGggataaaataagaattttaaaattattaaggaTTTGGTAGAGTGTGGGTTgtaaaagagtaaatttatgggctgtgaatagaattttctatttatttatgttcTTTACTTATAATTTGgttgaaaaatacaaaattattgcCCTGTTGATACCAAAGTAACCAAACAGGAATCGGGTTAAATGTGATATTAGCACAATTCGGGGGTCACAGTGAAGTAAGTATTAATCGAGGGGTAGCATGGGTTTTTCACCCATTCTCCCATCAATTCGGCCCAAATTTTTCGGGCTATTAGCAGTGTCTTTTACCCCCATGGGCCATCTTCTCGTCGcttcgctctctctctcccccccccccccttctctctcacaGCTCTCTGGGCGGCGATTAATGGCGTTCCTACTCAACAAAGCATCTATTCTCTCCCATCTACGCTCCAATCCTGAGGTaattcttctatttctctcttttcatgTATATAATATGATCAACGAACCAGTGGATCTTCCCTTCATTTTTCCGACGTATACTTGATTGCTTGTTTTGGTTTTGCTTTCGATTAATAAGTTACGCGTTGATCAGCAGCAGAGGACTGAGGGCTCGATATGTGTGCCGCGTCGGGAATTCCATGTGGAACCAGGGCCTCGCGAGAAGGCTGTGAGTGTTGCCTGTCTCTTATTGATGTTTTTCCTCTTTCGATTAGCCTTAGGTTTTATCCGAGTTTGTATATTGAGATATGTTCTTCATTGTTATACGTTTTTAGAAATTTGTTCAGAATAGTTGGATCTTGGAAAGGACCCatggaaatggaaaagaaagcTTGTTTGTCGCCTTTTGAGGTTGTGCTGTTTCTTAgattatttggttaaaaaatgatgtctttctCTATCAATTCACCTTTATTGACATTATTTTTACTGTTAATTTTTAGTAAGTGAACAATAATTTCAATAGAGAAAAGAATGAATGGAATAAAGCATATTTGACTTACGACTTAGGGTTGGTTAACTTTGCTAATTTCTGTTTCCATTCTATCAAGGTCAGACATTGAGGACCTAATTCACTTTCAAGATATTGGATCTGTTTATCTGACTGTCCTTCTGTATGGACTCAAAATCAGCAGCATATTCTTACTCTTCATAGCTTTCTCAACACCACATTTTGCAGTTCTGCTGCCTTCTTGAAAGATTTTGGCccttaagaaaattaaaagctCCCTTACTAATCAAATACTGAAGAGATATTCTGCTAGATTTTTTCTGAGGGCATCACAAGATTCACATCATACTAAGTAATTTCCTCTcgaatttccaaaattttcttcccATCCGATTTCTTTCTTACATCTCATAGTTACCTGGAAACTGATTGACATAGTTATCTTCCGTATGGTTAATTGGCCTTGTATGTATCTTTCATGAGTAGCATATGTATTTAAGACatttaagatttatttaattaggaATACTAATGCTTTGTTTTTGTGTGAGTTGCTTTCTTTATGGGTTGAAGTGTTAACAAGAGTAGTAAAGGAATTGAGCCTACACAAATTTGAGACAGGGATTTCTATGTAAACTGCCTCACTGCTATTATTGACTTAAAATGCTGATTCCCACCCATGAGGCTAGGCTTTGTCGGGACAATTTGACataatttcttttcatcaaGTATGCTTCCAAACATGGATAGAGGGTTGGCAGGGACCATAGCCCTGCACAATCCcttcaaaaagaaaacaacatatcaaacctcTTTCCTACTATGTGGTGTTGGCTACATGAACTCTAGCTCACCAGTCATGTTTGTCTAtagttttatcttttgtaaaacCCTTATAAATCATATTATACTTAATTGTCTTCCAcagtttttcttggttttggttttcttctacctcttttgctagatAGTAGATACTTGTTCTTCCATGTAATCTACTCTACTCTACTCTACTCTCAGGAGTTTGTATTGGTCTTTTACTTGCATGATCATACCATTTTGATTGTGTCTCATgtgttttattttcaataagtGTCACTCTtaactttattacaaataatctcatttccAATTTCATGTTTTCTTATATGGTTTCACTTCCATCTTAATGACCTCATCTccattatgctcatattttgtaCATGTTGATGCTTTATTATCTAACATTCTGTATCATACAACAAAGCTGGCCTTATAGTTGTCTTACTAAATTTTCCTTTAGCTTTAATAGAAccttactatcacataaaatgcCAAATGTACTTTTTCATTTTATCCATCCTGCTTTATGGGTAATATCCTGCTTAATCTCCACATCCTTTTGGATGATTGTCCAAGACATCTGcattgatcttttcttggtaTAACTTGATCTTCCATTTTTATCGTAACATTATCCACtcccatatttttattaaacttatatTCCATATATTTGACTTTCAATATGCTTTAACTTAAACCTCTAGATTATAAAATGTTCCTCCATATCTCAAGCTTAATATTCAcgccttcttttgtctcatccacaCAATGCCCTTTCAAAAAGTTAGttcacaaaattttcaattatccTTATACCCATTTGAATATGTATGAGAAAAATGGTATAACTATTGGTCCTAGCAATTACCAAAACTTTCTCATAATATCTTACCTATGTCAATATTTTTGATTGTTTAGTTAGTTCTTCACAAATTGGATACCACCCTACCTTAGATCATTTTCTCTTTTACATTTCATATGTATGcgtatttctaaattttaaatatagttATTCAAGTGATTGCTACTATTGTCCATTTCATAAATTACAGGTAAGTAATTATAGCATCTTCAAGTAATTCTTGAAGtgaacattatttttttattatttttaatgaaatgccACCCACCTGAACAATTTTAAGTACTGAAAAGATCTTAgtgtattttttgaatatatatattttaaaatcttgtTTGGCATTCAGACGATTATGAACTCAGTGATCTGCATTGAGCCTTT is from Diospyros lotus cultivar Yz01 chromosome 2, ASM1463336v1, whole genome shotgun sequence and encodes:
- the LOC127794349 gene encoding calmodulin-binding protein 60 A, which codes for MSQKRQPEDAKARPDSNPSDDKRRKVPSLKSVVMEVMSLRKVQLYMEPVLEPLIRRVVKEEVELALRKYLSSMKRNCGKEIQSSESRSLQLQFIPKISLPVFTGSRIEGEDLNTLKVALVDALTGQVVYSGPESSAKVEIVVLEGDFDSEERGNWTLEEFKNNIVREREGKKPLLTGDTLFNLKEGVGLVGEISFTDNSSWTRSRKFRLGARVLDNFDGIRVREAKTESFIVRDHRGELYKKHHPPSLLDEVWRLEKIGKDGAFHKRLTREKVNTVKDFLTLLYLDPTRLRNILGTGMSAKMWEVTVEHARTCILDPRLYFYRPPGCQQKTGVVFNVVGQVMGLLSECHYASADKLSETEKVEALNLIITAFKHWEDVVCFGDEASFMDGSSRLFNNGLFSNATVVETSDASKILTSRKIGGYDYPQASAPSPDIMPSIYSMGAMNGLDDFGLHNIDNMDLRYDQPLDFSGQVANSLICETESISRVFCGDEHLQYLDADCSMPPNNSMLETQDDLQSAVNGFILARSAAFAQKRWTMLFSVLKWFSIRRIVAKKTRIRELQRHC
- the LOC127794352 gene encoding uncharacterized protein At5g50100, chloroplastic, producing the protein MKMAIPIAARQASPSLFFSVHRFLRTNRFHVSAPPRPLRKSPPFPNSHDTGLKFSIRAVHQVTADPVAPKREDEEQSSENWKIKMLYDGECPLCMREVNMLRDRNKQYGAIKFVDISSDEYSPEGNQGLDYKTVMGRIHAILSDGTVVTDIEAFRRLYEAVGLGWVYAITKYEPVASVADAVYGVWAKYRLQITGRPPLEEVLEARKKNEAEICNDSNRCKM
- the LOC127795969 gene encoding succinate dehydrogenase subunit 7B, mitochondrial-like isoform X2, with amino-acid sequence MGHLLVASLSLSPPPPSLSQLSGRRLMAFLLNKASILSHLRSNPEQQRTEGSICVPRREFHVEPGPREKALLAEDPSLKRFKSHKKNVWRLKRLGDVLTIVVVAGCCYEIYVKAVMREEARKQASGSA
- the LOC127795969 gene encoding succinate dehydrogenase subunit 7B, mitochondrial-like isoform X3; the protein is MGHLLVASLSLSPPPPSLSQLSGRRLMAFLLNKASILSHLRSNPEQRTEGSICVPRREFHVEPGPREKALLAEDPSLKRFKSHKKNVWRLKRLGDVLTIVVVAGCCYEIYVKAVMREEARKQASGSA